In Miscanthus floridulus cultivar M001 chromosome 19, ASM1932011v1, whole genome shotgun sequence, the DNA window gccgatatgtgtgagcagaagttgcgaacagttgttctttccactctcgccaccattgcttgtatgactcggtgatgaaagatattggtgtccaggtggatatatcgacatctgtggtatcggcatcaggagaaagttgtactaccttgttccagtctgttccgcaggtgattgtttccctgggtttgatcacatcggcaaagcagagtttgattggcagttgcccaaaagccaattggcgggatactgccgatgggttgtaaaattcatatgtaatgttggtgtttttcccgctgccgaatgtgtttactggaattgccctgggagtgatgatagccatcataagctcattatcttgattcagagtgtcatcggcaaagttgaaaagaagggggaatctgttttcttcgtcgatataaggtacccaggccctatgatcacgagaaagaccattatagaagctttgaaagaatctgccgatttggtcttcgttggcttctgttccagggaggacgattatggcttcaccaaaattgaggggtgagcgtgttgccgattcatcatccccgagcacataatcttcagcaatttctcgtgggaattgttgagcaaaaaagtcccattgcaaacgtttgtgcatatgggcattcagccacatgttgataaaccaccacgggcctcccaggttgccgatgggttcgccaagcagaagcttctgagacacttggtgaagaagatgataagtggagctcagaaggtatcggccaagaggaaaccttgcgCCATTAGctagaagttcagctgcagggaggaaggcgttggttggtcctactgatcgaccacagaagataaatttttctaaccacatattcaggaatgtggcatgttccctctggctaggtgtcccggttttctggtattcttgaatatatcctgtccaaccgccgatgttacgggtattcactctatattcaggctttctaccatagatggagccttcgtcggcagttgagatgtccaagccagtaagcatgtggacatcggcaagggtaggggtagctgggccatgtccaaacataaaagtattggttgtatctgaccagaaataagcagctgcaattatcattgattcatttttctgcatatcggcaatagagagcctgatacattggtctaatcttcgttctgcccagtatacttgcatcgagttattaactctcaagtaccagtctttccaccccttggtggttttgggccaagatcggaatgtgtctttccacaaattcagagagaaattttgggctctaaaggggattctgttaacctctgcattgatcagatcggttggatctgggttgcccattggtccgaggcattggacgtgcggctgatcggttgggataattaatttgttgcgcagttcctaaggttatagaatccagagaatagaaaaaaagggaaaatcaccaactgaatgaatttgcgaaaagatcaaagtaaagggtaatggaagtggagcgaaccgcggggacgttgaagttgatggccatggtcttgaggaaacttgaagttagcgccggagaagggtttttcttggttgaggtcgcgcgggttgttcgtcggagtcgccgccggagagagaaaatGCCGAGGATTGAAGGCTGAAGGtggaaaatgagggttccggagaaatctatttataagccgcccggagtaagggtattttggacttatctctatgtcgcgcgcatataggtcgagacggttcagaaggatatggtaactgttcgcacgataatcaggggattgtatagatgagttgatggcaagtaatcatgacttggaagggatatcgatacaggatattttaattctgaaaatggcagcgttataatcttgccgatgggttgttgtttcggtatcttaaccataatcaaggcaggaGTGGTTGGAGATTGTGCGATGTTTACTGAAGtgtgtgaatcaagattagatttgattggatttgataacagatcaagttttggcttggagagtgagttacggtaatcgggcgaaggcaagcgttatctggagtaaatttcggagcattaatggttttatactccgaaattgggggggcatgtgttgacaccgttttttgcacgtgtcaaaataatcggagtggactaatcggtaaggggaaaagttattgaatactttgatagccgatgaaagccagcttgtatagatggttgccgatagttggtggtggtcgatggaaagatTGACTTGGACtcaggcgttgccgataaggttggaggtgtttttgtcgatgccgatgaagggaggcttgaagactactgccgatgaagggaggcttgaagactactgccgatgaagggaggcttgaagactactgccgatgaaatagggagtatgccgatgggaaggaggacggtgagatttccatcgtaattgaggcggacagggaaatagataggagttgatttccttttctatattagttagagtatgattcgtgtaagagtcacgtgtttccttagatatgggattggtgtcctagttgtgttcggttgtgtctctttagatcagggtataaatatggagtgaggggcaatgtaaaaatatatatcaatcaatatcaaaaccaatttttactcctgtttgcatctacttacttttcggcgacttcgtcaatttgcatattttctttctttttacgagttctcattgattcgacgagctgcatcgtttcagtacgaccttcgacgattctcgagttccgcgtgaacacctcttggccgtgacttccgggcgtatcgctgttgtcaggaccaaagtgttcgtatcttcatccttgtcgattagcaggtcaaatcgactggcacgctttggatatcgattcgggtattagccctttgtgtttgcagatccacttttgcatcaacaccgcTTTGCAGCACCAAAATCATAGTGTGTCCACTGTGTTCGCGTGTGTTCATCGTCTTCTCCCTCTCGCCGGTTCGGGATTCTGAcatttggtaccagagccaggtccCGACGTCGCCATGTCACAGTCACCATCCAAGAAGCTGCTGACTGGTGATGCCTCCGGCGAAAAGAAGGTCCAGCCGTCGAACTCGCCGCCACGTCGCCGTGGCCGCTCTCACAGCCGCCGCTCGCACAACCGGGACGCCAGGTCGCGCGTCGTCAAGCGCATCATTGAGCGACCATCTGCGAACGTCGCATGGCCGATGTTGACCCGGACCAACTATCCGGAATGGGCCCTGGTCATGGAGGTAAACTTCTAGACCCTCAGAGTCTGGGACGCCGTCCACCATGGCATCGCCGAGGACCCCGACGGAGATGAGTACCACGACGACCAACATGCAATGGCCGGGCTCCTGCGCTCGGTACCCTCCGAGCTCTGGAGCACCCTCACCGTCAAGCGCACGGTGAAAGAGGCGTGGGACGCGGTCAAGAACTTGCGGATCGGCGACGAACGCGCACGCGACGCCAGCGCGCAGCAGCTGCGCTAGGAATTCGGTAACCTCTCCTTCAAGGAAGGGGAGAGCGTCAACGAGTTCGGCATCCACATCACCGCACTCGCCACCAACCTCCGCTCCCTCGGCGACAACATCACCGACGCTGAGGTAGTGAAGAAATTGCTGCAGGTGGTCCCTGAAAGGCTGAACCAAGCCGCTGTCTCCCTCGAGATGTTCCTTGACCTGAACAAGGTCACCATCGAGGAGGTGGTCGGACGGCTGCGCGTGTTCGAGGAGCGCGCCAAGCCCAAGGAGGTCACGGACGCCATGGGGCGCCTGATGCTCTGCGAGGAGGACTGGGAGGCCCGCCGTAAAGCGCGTCGTGAGCAGGAGAACTCTGGTGGCAGCGGTGGCCCCAGCAGCCGCGGGAAGCGTCGGGGGCGCGGCCGCGGTCGCGGTGGTGCGGGATCCTCAACGCGTGAAGGCCGTGATGGCCAGAATGCAGGCGCCAAGAACGCCGGTGGCGGGAGGCCACCACCCGATACCCTCTGCAACAACTGTGGCAAGTCCGACCATTGGGCCAAGGATTGccgtgagaagaagaagaagggcgcggcaCATGTCGCGCAGGCTGAGGAGGATGAGCACACGCTGATGTACATCGCCGCGGACGCCGAGGTAATCGCGTCGTCCGTGTCATGCTGCCACCCTAGGTCGCCGCTACCCATCATTGAGCCACAGGCGCGTGTCCACCTTGTCGAACCGAAGGTGCTCCTCCACCTCagtgaggaagagaaggaggtcGTGGTGTCTCGCCGCTGGGTACTAGACACCGGAGCCATGAACCACATGACAGGTACACGCACTGTCTTCGTTGAGCTGAACACCGGCATCACTAGCACCGTCAAGTTCGGGGACGGATCCTGTGGTCGACATCCAGGGCAAGGGTACCGTCCTATTCGCCTGTAGACCGGGTGAACATCATCGCCTTGACGGGGTCTACTACATCCCGCGCCTCACCGCGAACATCGTCAGCCTGGGGCAGATGGACGAGGACGGCTACAAGGTCGACATCGAGTCCGGCATACTGCGCCTCTTCGACCTAGAGCGACAACTGCTGGCGAAGGTGCACCGATCACCGAGCCGGCTCTACTTCCTCGACATGAACATCGCCGCTCCAGTGTGCCTCACCGCGAGTGTCGGCGACGTGGCGTGGTGCTGGCATGAGCGGTATGGTCACCTCAACTTCCAGGCGCTGTGCAAGCTCGAGCGTGCGGACATGGTGCGAGGACTACCGGTGATCGACCACGTAGATCAAGTCTGCGAGGACTGCGTCCTGGCAAAGCAGAAGAGGACGCCGTTCCCCAAGGCTGCCAAGTACCAGGCTCAGGAGGAGCTTGTACTGGTCCATGGTGACCTTTGCGGCCCGATCTCGCCATCAACACCGGCCAGGAACGCCTACTTCTTGCTGCT includes these proteins:
- the LOC136526621 gene encoding uncharacterized protein, which translates into the protein MSQSPSKKLLTGDASGEKKVQPSNSPPRRRGRSHSRRSHNRDARSRVVKRIIERPSANVAWPMLTRTNYPEWALVMEEGESVNEFGIHITALATNLRSLGDNITDAEVVKKLLQVVPERLNQAAVSLEMFLDLNKVTIEEVVGRLRVFEERAKPKEVTDAMGRLMLCEEDWEARRKARREQENSGGSGGPSSRGKRRGRGRGRGGAGSSTREGRDGQNAGAKNAGGGRPPPDTLCNNCGKSDHWAKDCREKKKKGAAHVAQAEEDEHTLMYIAADAEVIASSVSCCHPRSPLPIIEPQARVHLVEPKVLLHLSEEEKEVVVSRRWVLDTGAMNHMTGTRTVFVELNTGITSTVKFGDGSCGRHPGQGYRPIRL